One window of Flavobacterium ammonificans genomic DNA carries:
- a CDS encoding quinol:cytochrome C oxidoreductase: MYTFSSKLKTFSLILMAVGLLGIGYGFYTAPKDIKEVEKLLAADSHGSHDVAKHEATDSHPAKAESHESNSHAAPAAHEDKSHAAEAHVVDAHAEHEAHLTHVLHQLQNKPWAALYVACIFFMLIALGALAFYAIQQVAQAGWSPVLFRVMQGITSYLPVGSVLFFILLILSGLHFNHLFVWLGEGVTDPNSSAYDHIIAGKAGYLNFPFWIARAAIFLLGWSLYQYYSRKNCLAQDEANDNLYYKKNFKMSAAFLVFFIVSESIMSWDWIMSIDPHWFSTLFGWYVFASFFVSGITTIAMVTLYLKSKGYLEHVNTSHIHDLAKFMFGISVFWTYLWFSQFMLIWYADIPEEVTYYVTRIQLYNLPFFGAVAMNFLFPLLILINTDFKRITWVLVMAGVVILLGHYVDFFNMIMPGTVGDQWFIGVPEIASILFFLGLFIYVVFTALTKAPLLAKRNPFIEESKHFHY, encoded by the coding sequence ATGTATACATTTTCAAGTAAATTAAAAACTTTTTCTCTAATACTTATGGCTGTTGGTCTTTTAGGTATTGGGTATGGTTTTTATACTGCTCCTAAAGATATTAAAGAAGTTGAGAAACTTTTAGCTGCAGATAGTCATGGTAGTCATGATGTTGCTAAACATGAGGCAACTGATTCTCATCCTGCTAAGGCTGAAAGTCATGAATCAAATTCTCATGCTGCACCTGCTGCACACGAAGATAAAAGTCATGCTGCGGAAGCTCATGTGGTTGATGCTCATGCTGAACATGAAGCTCATTTGACTCATGTACTGCACCAATTACAAAATAAGCCTTGGGCTGCTTTATATGTTGCTTGTATATTTTTTATGTTAATTGCTTTGGGCGCTTTAGCTTTTTATGCAATACAACAAGTTGCTCAAGCAGGCTGGTCACCAGTATTGTTCAGAGTGATGCAAGGGATAACATCATACTTACCAGTTGGTTCGGTTTTATTTTTCATTTTATTGATATTATCAGGTCTACATTTTAATCATCTATTTGTATGGTTAGGTGAAGGTGTAACGGATCCTAATAGCAGTGCTTATGATCATATTATTGCTGGTAAAGCAGGGTATTTAAATTTTCCTTTTTGGATTGCTAGAGCTGCAATATTTTTATTAGGTTGGAGCCTTTATCAATACTATTCAAGAAAAAATTGTTTAGCACAAGATGAAGCTAATGATAACTTGTATTACAAAAAGAATTTTAAAATGTCAGCTGCATTTTTAGTATTCTTTATTGTATCTGAGTCAATTATGTCTTGGGATTGGATCATGTCTATTGACCCACATTGGTTTAGTACACTTTTTGGATGGTATGTTTTTGCAAGCTTCTTTGTAAGTGGTATTACAACAATTGCCATGGTTACACTATACCTTAAATCTAAAGGATATCTTGAACACGTTAACACAAGTCATATTCATGATTTAGCTAAGTTTATGTTTGGGATTAGTGTATTCTGGACGTACTTATGGTTTTCTCAGTTCATGTTAATTTGGTATGCTGATATTCCTGAAGAGGTTACTTACTATGTAACACGTATCCAATTGTATAATTTACCATTCTTTGGAGCAGTAGCTATGAACTTCTTGTTTCCACTATTAATTTTAATTAATACTGATTTCAAGAGAATTACTTGGGTATTGGTTATGGCAGGAGTTGTAATATTATTGGGTCATTATGTTGATTTCTTTAACATGATTATGCCTGGTACAGTTGGTGACCAATGGTTTATTGGTGTTCCTGAAATTGCATCTATTCTTTTCTTTTTAGGTTTATTTATTTATGTTGTCTTTACTGCATTGACTAAAGCACCTTTATTAGCTAAAAGAAATCCATTTATAGAAGAGAGTAAACATTTTCATTATTAA
- a CDS encoding c-type cytochrome, with protein MKSIFKITLLLGFATVMVSCHDKTAPNYQYFPNMYEAVGYETYSESDAFKDGKEGQLPATGSLKRGFDVYEYENSTEGYELAKANLKSPLDSIQKDIVKGQELYEIYCISCHGASGNGKGKLVEREKFLGVPSYADRPITEGSIFHVITYGLNSMGSHANQLDAKERWLVADYVLKLKSEL; from the coding sequence ATGAAAAGTATATTTAAAATAACGTTATTATTAGGTTTTGCCACAGTAATGGTATCGTGCCATGATAAAACTGCTCCTAATTATCAGTATTTTCCAAACATGTACGAAGCTGTTGGATATGAGACGTATTCTGAATCTGACGCTTTTAAAGATGGTAAAGAAGGTCAACTTCCTGCTACTGGTTCTTTAAAAAGAGGTTTTGATGTGTATGAATATGAAAATTCTACTGAAGGCTACGAATTAGCTAAAGCGAATTTAAAATCACCTTTAGATTCTATCCAAAAAGATATTGTTAAAGGGCAAGAGCTATATGAAATTTATTGTATCAGTTGTCATGGGGCATCTGGAAATGGCAAAGGGAAGTTAGTAGAGAGAGAAAAATTCTTAGGCGTACCTAGTTATGCAGATAGACCAATTACTGAAGGAAGTATTTTTCATGTAATTACTTATGGACTTAATTCTATGGGTTCTCATGCCAATCAATTGGATGCAAAAGAGCGTTGGTTAGTTGCTGACTATGTTCTTAAACTTAAAAGCGAATTATAA
- a CDS encoding DUF3341 domain-containing protein — MSNKVIYAIYNDDDVLMDAVKKTRAAHHHIEEVFSPFPVHGLDKAMGLAPTRLAICAFLYGLCGISFGTWMMNYVMIQDWPQDIGGKPSFSYIENMPAFVPIMFEETVFFAAHLMVITFYMRSKLWPFKEAENPDVRTTDDHFLMEVAVNNNEAELVSFFENTGAVEVKVIEKH; from the coding sequence ATGAGTAATAAAGTAATATACGCTATATATAATGATGATGATGTTTTAATGGACGCTGTAAAGAAAACACGTGCAGCTCATCATCACATTGAAGAAGTTTTTAGTCCATTTCCTGTTCATGGTTTGGATAAAGCAATGGGTCTAGCCCCTACACGTTTAGCAATTTGTGCTTTCTTGTACGGTTTATGCGGAATTTCATTTGGTACTTGGATGATGAATTATGTTATGATTCAAGACTGGCCACAAGATATTGGAGGTAAGCCAAGTTTTAGTTACATTGAAAACATGCCTGCTTTTGTTCCAATTATGTTTGAAGAAACTGTATTTTTTGCCGCTCACTTAATGGTTATTACTTTTTACATGAGAAGTAAATTATGGCCATTTAAAGAAGCAGAGAATCCAGATGTAAGAACTACAGATGACCATTTTTTAATGGAAGTTGCAGTTAATAATAATGAAGCAGAGTTAGTTTCATTCTTTGAAAATACTGGAGCTGTTGAAGTAAAAGTTATAGAAAAGCATTAA
- the nrfD gene encoding NrfD/PsrC family molybdoenzyme membrane anchor subunit, with protein MSSHYESSIRKPLVIGDKSYHDVTVDVAAPVEGKANKHWWIVFSIALTAFLWGLGCIVYTVSTGIGTWGLNKTVGWAWDITNFVWWVGIGHAGTLISAVLLLFRQRWRMAINRSAEAMTIFSVIQAGLFPIIHMGRPWLAYWVLPIPNQFGSLWVNFNSPLLWDVFAISTYLSVSLVFWWTGLLPDFAMLRDRAITPFNKRVYSILSFGWSGRAKDWQRFEEVSLVLAGLATPLVLSVHTIVSMDFATSVIPGWHTTIFPPYFVAGAVFSGFAMVNTLLIIMRKVSNLEAYITIQHIELMNIVIMITGSIVGVAYITELFVAWYSGVEYEQYAFLNRATGPYWWAYWSMMTCNVFSPQFMWFKKLRTSIMFSFIISIVVNIGMWFERFVIIVTSLHRDYLPSSWTMFSPTFVDIGIFIGTIGFFFVLFLLYARTFPVIAQAEVKTILKATGDNYIKERANKESHHE; from the coding sequence ATGTCGTCTCACTACGAATCAAGCATTAGAAAACCTTTAGTTATAGGTGATAAATCATATCACGATGTAACGGTAGATGTTGCAGCTCCTGTTGAAGGTAAGGCAAATAAACATTGGTGGATTGTGTTTTCAATCGCATTAACAGCCTTCCTTTGGGGACTAGGTTGTATTGTATACACTGTATCTACAGGAATTGGAACATGGGGATTAAATAAAACCGTTGGATGGGCTTGGGATATTACCAACTTCGTTTGGTGGGTAGGTATTGGTCACGCTGGTACATTAATCTCTGCGGTACTTTTACTTTTCCGTCAGAGATGGAGAATGGCAATTAACCGTTCAGCTGAGGCAATGACCATTTTCTCTGTAATTCAAGCGGGTTTATTTCCAATTATTCACATGGGTCGTCCTTGGTTGGCTTACTGGGTATTGCCTATTCCAAATCAATTTGGATCTTTATGGGTTAACTTTAATTCACCATTATTATGGGACGTATTTGCGATTTCTACCTATCTTTCAGTTTCATTAGTTTTCTGGTGGACTGGTTTGTTGCCTGACTTTGCGATGTTAAGAGATAGAGCAATTACACCTTTCAACAAAAGAGTATATTCTATATTAAGTTTTGGATGGAGTGGTCGTGCGAAAGATTGGCAACGTTTTGAAGAAGTATCTTTAGTTCTTGCAGGTTTAGCAACTCCTCTTGTACTTTCTGTTCACACTATTGTATCGATGGACTTTGCTACTTCTGTAATACCAGGATGGCATACTACTATTTTCCCTCCTTATTTCGTTGCAGGTGCTGTATTCTCTGGATTTGCAATGGTAAATACCTTGCTTATCATTATGAGAAAGGTATCTAATTTAGAAGCTTATATTACTATTCAACATATTGAGTTAATGAACATTGTAATCATGATTACAGGTTCTATTGTAGGTGTTGCCTATATTACAGAGCTATTTGTAGCTTGGTATTCAGGTGTAGAATACGAACAATATGCATTTTTGAATAGAGCTACTGGACCTTATTGGTGGGCTTACTGGTCTATGATGACTTGTAATGTTTTCTCTCCACAATTCATGTGGTTTAAAAAATTAAGAACTAGTATTATGTTCTCATTTATCATCTCAATTGTCGTTAATATTGGTATGTGGTTTGAACGTTTCGTTATTATTGTTACGTCACTTCACAGAGATTATCTTCCATCTTCATGGACAATGTTCTCACCAACTTTCGTAGACATTGGTATTTTCATTGGAACAATAGGTTTCTTCTTTGTATTGTTTTTATTGTATGCTAGAACTTTCCCTGTGATTGCACAAGCAGAAGTAAAAACAATATTAAAAGCAACTGGAGATAATTACATTAAAGAAAGAGCAAATAAAGAATCACACCATGAGTAA
- a CDS encoding TAT-variant-translocated molybdopterin oxidoreductase, with translation MSSNKKYWKSVEELDGNSSIVEALKNNEFVEEIPTDEFLGNSDSLSASTTRRDFLKYVGFSTAAATLAACEGPVHKSIPYVLQPEQIIPGVADYYATTVFDGFDFANLLVKTREGRPIKVDNNSISGAKFAANARIHASILSMYDSMRLKEPKIAGANASWSDVNSKIASSIVEAKTKGGQVVLLTNTLASPSTEKLIAEFVAKNPNAKHVVYDAVSSSEALDAFETVYGERALVDYDFSKASLIVSVGADFLGDWQGGGYNGGYAQGRIPKNGKMSRHFQLEANMTLSGAAADKRLPMSTANQKQALVHIYNIVTGSSVAVSLDDQFKSEVTKAAQQLKAAGSKGVLVSGIQDKNAQLLVLAINQKLASEAFTTSGTRQIRKGSNEKVAQLINDMKAGSVHTLIMSGVNPVYTLADSASFVEGLKKVTTSVAFSLKEDETASVTTIAAPVPHYLESWNDLILTKGTYSLTQPTIRPLFNTKQFQDVLLSLNGNAGTYYDYIKGTATSIIAGSTWNKVLHDGVYVGAVPTSTAGSADYTAAASALSKSKAAEALELVLYTKTGLGDGQQANNPWLQEFPDPITRVSWDNYVTVSNADAKKLGLTNEIVANGGLNGSYATITTADGDKLEKVPVIVQPGQAVGTIGLALGYGRKAALKEEMAVGLNAYALYKGFNNVQSVSLVKVDGEHEFACVQGQKTLMGRGDIIKETTLEIFNTKDAKEWNKVPMVSLDHKEVEATKVDLWDSFDRSIGHHFNLSIDLNACTGCGACVIACHAENNVPVVGKSEVRRSRDMHWLRIDRYYSSESTFEGDNERKENIAGLSSSLSTFNEMEKAGDNPQVAFQPVMCQHCNHAPCETVCPVAATSHSRQGQNNMAYNRCVGTRYCANNCPYKVRRFNWFLYSQNDEFDYHMNDDLGRMVVNPDVNVRSRGVMEKCSMCIQMTQATILKAKREGRAIKDGEFQTACSSACSSGAMVFGDINDTESKVAKLVADDRMYHLLEHVGTKPNVIYHVKVRNT, from the coding sequence ATGTCATCAAACAAAAAATACTGGAAAAGTGTTGAGGAACTAGACGGAAATAGTTCTATTGTTGAGGCGCTTAAAAATAACGAATTTGTTGAAGAAATTCCTACTGATGAATTTTTAGGGAATAGTGATTCTTTATCTGCTTCTACAACACGTCGTGACTTTTTAAAGTACGTTGGATTTAGTACAGCTGCAGCAACTCTTGCTGCCTGTGAGGGTCCTGTTCATAAATCAATACCTTATGTGTTACAACCGGAACAAATTATTCCTGGTGTAGCAGATTATTATGCAACAACTGTTTTTGATGGTTTCGATTTTGCTAATTTATTAGTAAAAACTCGTGAAGGTCGTCCAATTAAAGTTGATAACAATTCAATTAGCGGTGCTAAGTTTGCTGCAAATGCTAGGATTCATGCTTCTATATTGTCTATGTATGACAGTATGCGATTGAAAGAGCCTAAAATTGCAGGAGCTAATGCAAGTTGGTCTGATGTAAATTCTAAAATTGCATCTAGTATTGTTGAGGCTAAAACAAAAGGAGGTCAAGTAGTTTTATTGACTAATACTTTAGCTAGTCCATCAACTGAAAAATTGATCGCTGAGTTTGTTGCTAAAAATCCAAATGCTAAACATGTTGTTTATGATGCAGTTTCGTCATCTGAAGCATTAGATGCTTTTGAAACAGTTTATGGAGAAAGAGCTTTAGTTGATTATGATTTTTCAAAAGCTTCTTTAATTGTATCTGTTGGTGCTGACTTCTTAGGAGATTGGCAAGGTGGTGGTTATAATGGAGGATATGCTCAAGGAAGAATTCCTAAGAATGGTAAAATGTCACGTCATTTCCAATTGGAAGCGAATATGACTTTATCTGGTGCTGCTGCTGATAAGCGTTTGCCTATGTCAACAGCTAATCAAAAACAAGCATTAGTTCATATATATAATATTGTAACAGGTTCTTCTGTTGCGGTAAGTTTAGATGATCAATTCAAATCAGAAGTTACAAAGGCAGCACAACAATTAAAAGCTGCTGGTTCAAAAGGGGTATTAGTATCTGGAATTCAAGATAAGAATGCTCAATTATTAGTTTTAGCTATCAATCAAAAATTGGCTAGTGAAGCTTTTACTACTTCTGGAACGAGACAAATAAGAAAAGGATCTAACGAAAAAGTAGCTCAATTGATTAACGATATGAAAGCAGGAAGTGTTCATACGTTAATTATGAGTGGTGTTAATCCAGTTTATACATTGGCAGACAGTGCTTCTTTTGTAGAAGGACTTAAAAAAGTAACTACTTCAGTTGCTTTCTCTTTGAAAGAAGATGAAACGGCTTCGGTAACTACTATAGCTGCACCAGTGCCTCATTATTTAGAATCTTGGAATGATTTAATTTTGACTAAAGGTACTTATAGCCTTACTCAACCTACAATTCGTCCACTATTCAATACAAAACAATTTCAAGATGTTTTATTGTCTTTGAATGGTAATGCAGGAACTTATTATGATTACATCAAAGGAACTGCTACTTCAATAATTGCGGGTTCTACTTGGAATAAAGTATTACATGATGGTGTATATGTTGGAGCTGTTCCAACTTCAACTGCAGGTTCTGCTGACTATACTGCTGCAGCCTCAGCTTTATCAAAATCAAAAGCTGCTGAAGCATTAGAATTAGTTTTATATACTAAAACTGGTTTAGGTGATGGTCAACAAGCTAACAATCCATGGTTGCAAGAATTCCCAGATCCAATTACAAGAGTATCTTGGGATAACTATGTTACTGTTTCTAATGCTGATGCTAAGAAATTAGGTTTAACCAATGAAATTGTTGCTAATGGTGGTTTGAATGGTAGTTATGCTACTATTACAACTGCTGATGGGGATAAGTTAGAGAAAGTTCCAGTAATCGTTCAACCAGGTCAAGCTGTTGGAACAATTGGTTTGGCTCTAGGTTATGGTCGTAAAGCAGCATTAAAAGAAGAAATGGCTGTAGGTTTAAATGCTTACGCTTTATATAAAGGATTTAATAATGTACAATCTGTATCATTAGTTAAAGTAGATGGAGAACACGAATTTGCTTGTGTTCAAGGTCAAAAAACTTTGATGGGTAGAGGTGATATCATTAAAGAAACTACTTTAGAAATTTTCAACACTAAAGATGCCAAAGAATGGAATAAAGTTCCTATGGTTTCTTTAGATCACAAAGAGGTTGAAGCTACTAAAGTTGATTTGTGGGATTCATTTGATCGTTCAATCGGACATCACTTTAATCTTTCAATCGATTTGAACGCTTGTACTGGTTGTGGAGCTTGTGTTATTGCTTGTCATGCAGAGAATAATGTTCCTGTAGTTGGTAAGTCAGAAGTAAGAAGAAGTCGCGATATGCACTGGTTGCGTATAGATAGATACTATTCTTCTGAAAGTACTTTTGAAGGCGATAACGAAAGAAAAGAAAATATTGCAGGTTTGTCAAGTTCATTGTCCACATTTAACGAAATGGAAAAAGCAGGGGATAATCCTCAAGTAGCTTTCCAACCAGTTATGTGTCAGCATTGTAACCACGCGCCTTGCGAAACTGTCTGTCCTGTTGCTGCAACATCGCACAGCCGTCAAGGTCAAAACAATATGGCTTACAACAGATGTGTTGGTACTCGTTACTGTGCTAACAACTGCCCATATAAAGTGCGTCGTTTCAACTGGTTCTTATACAGTCAAAATGATGAGTTTGATTATCATATGAATGATGATTTAGGACGTATGGTAGTTAATCCAGATGTAAATGTTCGTTCTCGTGGTGTAATGGAAAAATGTTCTATGTGTATTCAAATGACACAAGCAACAATTCTAAAAGCTAAAAGAGAAGGAAGAGCAATTAAAGACGGTGAGTTCCAAACAGCATGTTCAAGTGCGTGTTCTTCAGGAGCTATGGTTTTTGGTGATATTAATGATACTGAATCTAAAGTGGCTAAGTTAGTTGCAGATGATAGAATGTATCATTTATTAGAGCATGTTGGTACGAAACCTAATGTGATTTATCACGTAAAAGTTAGAAATACTTAG
- a CDS encoding c-type cytochrome, whose protein sequence is MKKVNNHNSVFKKFYFCLALLLITSSNSFAQDAASPAATMGGDPVAGKELFNANCAACHKLDAKATGPALRGVADKYDMSWIYKWVKNSSELIKSGDPQAVKIFEEYNKSVMTAFPQLSESDIDNIIAYTSTPKEEAPAAAAGTPAVDGSAPAANESGVTNNLILGALVLVLLVLVVMLYLVNNVLRKVAKSNNIEIAPKEIKAGMPIWKAFVKNQFLVFVSVVFLLLSGAYLVYGFLMQVGVDQDYAPIQPIHYSHRIHAGDNEIDCKYCHSAARVSKNGGIPSLNVCMNCHKNISEVAESTATPEYSKAFYDEQIQKLYTAVGWDQATQTYTGKTQPVKWVRIHNLPDFVYFNHSQHVTVAGIECQTCHGPVEEYEIQKQFAPLTMGWCIDCHRKTDVKMEGNEYYTKIHEQLSKKYGVEKLTAAQMGGLECGKCHY, encoded by the coding sequence ATGAAAAAGGTGAATAACCATAATTCGGTCTTTAAGAAATTTTATTTCTGTTTAGCCTTGTTGCTAATTACTTCTTCAAATTCATTCGCTCAAGACGCGGCGTCACCTGCTGCTACGATGGGTGGAGATCCTGTTGCAGGTAAGGAACTTTTTAATGCTAATTGCGCTGCTTGTCATAAATTAGATGCAAAAGCAACGGGACCTGCATTGCGTGGCGTTGCTGATAAGTATGATATGTCATGGATATACAAGTGGGTTAAAAATAGTTCTGAATTAATCAAATCTGGAGACCCTCAAGCGGTTAAGATATTTGAAGAATATAATAAGTCTGTAATGACTGCTTTTCCTCAATTATCTGAAAGCGACATTGATAATATTATAGCGTATACTTCAACTCCAAAAGAGGAAGCTCCTGCAGCTGCTGCTGGTACTCCTGCTGTTGATGGATCTGCTCCTGCTGCTAATGAAAGTGGGGTTACTAATAATTTAATTTTAGGAGCATTAGTTTTAGTGTTATTGGTTTTAGTTGTTATGTTGTACTTGGTGAACAATGTGCTTCGAAAAGTAGCTAAATCAAATAACATAGAAATAGCTCCAAAAGAAATAAAAGCTGGTATGCCAATTTGGAAAGCTTTTGTTAAAAATCAATTCTTAGTTTTTGTATCTGTAGTATTTTTATTGTTATCAGGTGCTTATTTGGTTTATGGTTTCTTAATGCAGGTAGGTGTTGATCAAGATTATGCGCCAATTCAGCCAATTCATTATTCTCACAGAATTCATGCTGGTGATAATGAAATTGATTGTAAATATTGTCACTCTGCTGCTAGGGTAAGTAAGAATGGAGGAATTCCTTCTTTGAATGTATGTATGAATTGTCACAAAAATATATCTGAAGTGGCTGAATCTACTGCAACTCCTGAATACAGCAAAGCATTTTATGACGAGCAAATCCAAAAATTATATACAGCTGTAGGTTGGGATCAAGCTACGCAGACTTATACAGGAAAAACACAACCTGTTAAATGGGTTCGTATTCATAATTTACCTGACTTTGTTTACTTTAATCACTCTCAACACGTAACTGTAGCAGGCATCGAATGTCAGACTTGTCACGGTCCGGTTGAAGAGTATGAGATTCAAAAACAATTTGCTCCATTAACAATGGGATGGTGTATTGATTGCCATAGAAAAACTGACGTTAAAATGGAAGGAAATGAATATTATACTAAAATTCACGAACAGCTTTCTAAAAAATATGGTGTAGAAAAGTTAACTGCTGCACAAATGGGAGGTTTAGAATGTGGTAAGTGTCACTATTAA
- a CDS encoding SPOR domain-containing protein: MRILENKITTLTIVITFFTSTFCLSQNAKFNINTSLFLEQLMNEKRKVNPSISLNERYKIQIFNGENEKAKKTIIQFKQEFKNMDATIIFKTPNYRVWVGSFKTRIEAERNLIEIKKKYKNVLLIKPGK; this comes from the coding sequence ATGAGAATTTTAGAAAATAAAATCACTACTCTTACTATTGTAATTACTTTTTTTACAAGTACTTTTTGCCTTTCTCAAAATGCTAAATTTAACATTAATACAAGTCTATTCTTGGAGCAATTAATGAATGAAAAAAGAAAAGTCAACCCATCCATATCATTAAATGAAAGATATAAAATTCAAATATTTAACGGAGAAAATGAAAAGGCAAAAAAAACAATAATTCAATTTAAACAAGAATTTAAAAATATGGACGCAACCATAATTTTTAAAACACCCAACTATAGAGTTTGGGTAGGCAGTTTTAAAACTAGAATTGAAGCTGAAAGAAATTTAATTGAAATCAAGAAGAAGTATAAAAATGTTTTGCTAATAAAGCCTGGCAAATAA